In Pseudomonadota bacterium, one genomic interval encodes:
- the bamB gene encoding outer membrane protein assembly factor BamB gives MKIFITGLAILSLLLAAACAAPGREPADLPKFEQRVSLQKIWNNSLGNPRGGILSPIAVADRVCGASARSISCFNWETGRVLFETKIEQQISGGVGAADRDIIVGGEDGVVTLVDASGSVKWESSVRNSVTGAPLAVGGVVVVRDVQGRLVALDRATGTFKWDFQVPSQSLILRANPGLAIGVKESIVAGFHGGVAMNLGSATGNELWGVNVSIPSGDNDLERISDVVGTPIVLEEAVCMATFQGRAACFDLEKGRQNWSVKVSAVGSLGFDSDKIFVSDSIGHIMALDRKTGALLWRNESFQYRNISGPSSLGPWVIVGDLDGVISLLDSADGSFAGRVKTDGSPILTNPLVIGDKVFVQTSEGNLYAFGIDQHL, from the coding sequence GTGAAAATTTTTATTACCGGCTTAGCGATTTTATCGCTCCTCTTGGCAGCTGCATGTGCCGCGCCGGGTCGAGAACCCGCAGATCTTCCAAAATTTGAACAAAGAGTGTCGCTACAAAAAATTTGGAATAACTCTTTGGGTAATCCTCGTGGGGGAATATTGTCTCCTATTGCTGTGGCAGATCGAGTGTGCGGGGCTTCAGCTCGATCGATCTCGTGTTTCAACTGGGAGACAGGACGAGTATTATTCGAAACGAAAATTGAACAGCAAATTTCTGGTGGCGTGGGTGCTGCAGATAGAGATATTATTGTTGGTGGAGAAGACGGTGTAGTTACACTGGTTGATGCTAGCGGTTCGGTGAAATGGGAGTCAAGCGTGCGTAATTCGGTCACCGGTGCTCCTCTAGCCGTTGGCGGTGTAGTCGTTGTTCGTGATGTTCAGGGGAGATTGGTTGCCTTGGATCGTGCAACGGGCACTTTCAAATGGGATTTTCAGGTGCCTAGTCAAAGTCTGATTTTGCGTGCTAATCCGGGGTTGGCAATTGGAGTGAAAGAATCAATCGTGGCCGGGTTCCATGGGGGTGTCGCGATGAATCTTGGAAGTGCTACGGGGAATGAATTGTGGGGTGTAAATGTCTCCATTCCTTCTGGGGATAATGATCTTGAGCGCATATCGGATGTTGTTGGAACTCCCATAGTTTTGGAAGAAGCGGTTTGTATGGCGACGTTCCAAGGCAGAGCCGCTTGTTTTGACTTAGAAAAAGGGCGTCAGAATTGGAGCGTTAAGGTTTCAGCTGTGGGCAGTTTAGGTTTTGACAGTGATAAGATTTTTGTATCTGACTCAATCGGCCACATTATGGCTCTGGATCGTAAAACAGGTGCCTTGTTGTGGCGTAACGAATCGTTCCAATATCGCAATATATCCGGTCCTTCATCACTTGGGCCTTGGGTAATAGTTGGAGATCTGGATGGAGTGATTTCCCTATTAGACTCGGCTGACGGTTCCTTTGCAGGAAGGGTTAAAACAGACGGCAGCCCCATTTTGACTAATCCACTGGTAATCGGAGACAAAGTCTTTGTGCAAACGTCTGAGGGTAATTTGTATGCCTTCGGTATCGACCAACATCTCTGA
- the hflK gene encoding FtsH protease activity modulator HflK, whose amino-acid sequence MATNDPRWGQNNDGPPDLEELWRRFNKRFSSFGKKGNGAGGNESPSRLPTIGGGMVIIIALLIWSASGIYIVDASERGVVFRFGRYLETTQPGPHWHIPWPVDSREIVNVSEVRTVEVGYRNSSKNKVPTEALMLTDDENIVDLQFAVQYVRTNPESYLFFNRSPDQAVKEVAESAIREIVGKSKMDFVLQEGREAIAVNARDLMQSILDRYQTGITVSQVTMQNAQPPDQVQASFDDAVKAKQDQERQKNEGQAYYNDIVPKAQGAAARLVLEAQAYKARVVAAAQGEAARFQSVLTEYSKAPKVTRERMYLDTMQSIFTNATKVYIDQKKNSNLLFLPLDKLIGSGVTKKSSTFGIGLDQVNDIDSGISGSNEDSSARNALRVRDREAR is encoded by the coding sequence ATGGCAACGAATGACCCAAGATGGGGACAAAATAATGATGGCCCACCCGATTTAGAAGAGCTATGGCGTCGTTTCAATAAACGATTTAGTTCTTTCGGTAAAAAAGGTAATGGTGCGGGTGGTAACGAGTCGCCAAGTCGGCTGCCTACAATTGGCGGCGGTATGGTGATTATCATCGCTTTGCTCATATGGTCGGCTAGTGGCATTTATATTGTAGATGCAAGTGAGCGAGGAGTTGTTTTTCGATTTGGCCGGTATTTGGAAACGACACAACCGGGACCACATTGGCACATTCCATGGCCAGTTGACAGTAGGGAGATTGTGAACGTTTCTGAGGTGAGAACCGTTGAGGTAGGATATAGAAACAGCTCCAAGAACAAAGTGCCCACTGAAGCACTTATGTTGACGGATGATGAGAATATTGTTGATCTTCAGTTTGCTGTTCAGTATGTACGTACTAATCCTGAGAGTTATCTATTCTTTAATCGCAGCCCAGATCAGGCAGTCAAGGAAGTAGCTGAATCTGCGATTCGAGAGATCGTGGGCAAAAGCAAAATGGATTTTGTGCTGCAGGAAGGTCGTGAAGCAATAGCGGTGAACGCACGTGATTTGATGCAATCGATTCTTGACCGTTACCAAACTGGAATTACAGTGAGTCAAGTAACGATGCAGAATGCTCAACCGCCTGATCAAGTTCAAGCGTCATTTGATGATGCGGTAAAAGCGAAGCAAGACCAAGAGAGACAAAAGAATGAGGGACAAGCTTACTATAATGACATTGTGCCTAAGGCGCAGGGTGCGGCTGCACGACTAGTGCTAGAGGCGCAAGCTTATAAAGCCCGTGTTGTAGCTGCGGCACAGGGTGAAGCGGCTCGATTTCAGAGTGTTTTAACTGAGTACAGCAAGGCGCCAAAAGTTACTCGTGAGCGTATGTATCTTGATACGATGCAATCGATCTTTACGAACGCCACGAAGGTGTATATCGATCAGAAGAAGAACAGCAACCTGTTATTTCTTCCGCTAGACAAATTAATTGGTTCCGGGGTTACTAAAAAATCCAGTACTTTTGGTATCGGGTTGGATCAGGTCAACGATATTGATTCAGGAATTAGTGGAAGTAACGAAGACAGTAGTGCTAGAAACGCATTGCGCGTACGCGATAGGGAGGCAAGATGA
- a CDS encoding DUF2065 domain-containing protein encodes MDATDITTAIALVLVIEGMFPFLSPTIWRDTFERLVSMSNGKIRFFGLSSMLVGLVVLLFLS; translated from the coding sequence TTGGACGCTACTGATATTACGACTGCAATTGCTTTAGTGCTCGTAATAGAAGGTATGTTTCCGTTCTTGTCGCCCACTATTTGGCGGGATACATTTGAAAGATTGGTTAGCATGTCCAATGGGAAAATCCGATTTTTTGGTTTGTCGTCTATGCTTGTTGGTTTAGTAGTGCTTCTGTTTTTGTCTTAA
- a CDS encoding adenylosuccinate synthase: protein MAKNVVVVGTQWGDEGKGKIVDLLTDQVAGVVRFQGGHNAGHTLVIEGQKTVLHLIPSGILRPGIQCFIGNGVVVSPEALIEEMNMLKSAGVDIDGRIVLSESCPIILPSHIAIDKARELSKGDGKIGTTGRGIGPAYEDKVARRGLRIHDLFDEQILSQKLASLLEYHNFLLEKRYGVVTLELSQVLDDLVAAALVLKPLVGDVSKLLNEGLELGNNYLFEGAQGALLDIDHGTYPFVTSSNCIAGAASLGSGVGPRALNYILGITKAYTTRVGSGPFPTELRDEIGAYIGEVGAEFGATTGRPRRCGWFDAVVMKRSAQINGLSGLCITKLDVLDGLDVIKICTGYQTDDGVVELSPSGADALSKCIPVYEEVKGWKQSTAGIVSWEKLPKNARDYLKRIESIVGVPIDIVSTGPDREETMILNQAFFI from the coding sequence ATGGCAAAGAACGTTGTTGTTGTTGGGACGCAGTGGGGTGACGAAGGCAAAGGTAAGATCGTTGATTTACTCACCGACCAAGTGGCTGGTGTGGTTCGTTTCCAGGGTGGACATAATGCCGGTCATACACTAGTCATTGAAGGTCAAAAAACAGTTCTTCATCTCATCCCATCAGGGATTCTTAGGCCTGGTATTCAATGTTTTATTGGTAATGGAGTGGTCGTCTCTCCAGAGGCTCTTATTGAAGAAATGAACATGCTGAAATCTGCGGGTGTCGATATTGATGGCCGTATTGTCTTAAGCGAATCATGCCCAATAATTTTGCCCTCGCATATAGCGATTGATAAGGCGCGGGAGCTTAGTAAAGGTGACGGTAAAATTGGTACCACAGGTCGAGGTATTGGACCTGCATATGAAGACAAGGTCGCGCGTCGAGGTCTTCGCATACATGATTTATTCGACGAGCAGATCTTAAGTCAAAAGCTCGCATCTTTATTGGAATATCATAATTTTCTGCTTGAGAAGCGCTATGGAGTGGTGACGTTAGAGTTGTCACAAGTGTTGGACGATTTGGTGGCAGCGGCTCTTGTTCTTAAGCCACTGGTAGGAGATGTTTCCAAATTACTGAACGAGGGGTTGGAGCTCGGAAATAATTACTTGTTTGAAGGTGCTCAGGGCGCACTCCTCGATATCGATCATGGTACATACCCTTTTGTTACCTCCAGTAATTGTATTGCTGGGGCGGCATCACTTGGCTCAGGAGTGGGCCCGAGAGCTCTTAACTATATACTCGGAATTACAAAAGCCTATACTACACGTGTTGGCAGTGGACCGTTTCCAACAGAGTTGCGGGACGAGATTGGTGCTTATATCGGTGAGGTAGGAGCAGAATTTGGAGCAACGACTGGTCGGCCGAGAAGGTGTGGATGGTTTGATGCAGTGGTCATGAAGCGATCCGCTCAAATCAATGGTCTCAGTGGATTATGTATCACGAAGCTTGATGTTCTAGATGGCTTAGACGTGATAAAAATTTGTACGGGATACCAAACTGACGACGGAGTTGTTGAATTGTCACCGTCTGGCGCTGATGCGTTATCTAAGTGCATCCCCGTTTATGAGGAAGTGAAGGGATGGAAACAATCAACAGCGGGCATAGTCTCTTGGGAAAAATTGCCTAAGAATGCTAGGGATTATCTCAAACGAATAGAGAGTATTGTTGGGGTGCCGATTGATATTGTATCGACTGGTCCTGATCGGGAAGAAACTATGATTTTGAATCAAGCGTTTTTCATTTAA
- a CDS encoding tetratricopeptide repeat protein — protein MAVFDADEQEQVDAIKQFWRAYGNVVIMVVLAVAIGFGGMKWWQHQKFIKAQSASATFNKLEAAETGDEVDLVDSLSKELIVDYGGTYYADLARLNLAKAVSDNGDYKQAIDLIQGVIADHRDASLVSLAKLRLSALYLITEQFDLAMSILDGDADSSMSGLFADMRGDIYAAQKLNDKARAAYEEALDRLPEGNPWVDIVQIKIDSLSSQ, from the coding sequence ATGGCAGTTTTTGACGCAGACGAGCAGGAACAGGTAGATGCAATAAAGCAGTTTTGGCGTGCTTACGGGAACGTGGTGATCATGGTAGTGCTCGCGGTAGCAATTGGGTTTGGCGGCATGAAATGGTGGCAACATCAAAAGTTTATCAAGGCGCAATCAGCGTCCGCGACATTTAACAAACTTGAGGCTGCGGAAACTGGGGATGAGGTGGATTTAGTGGATTCCTTATCCAAAGAGCTTATTGTTGATTATGGTGGGACATACTACGCTGATTTGGCTCGACTGAATCTCGCGAAGGCAGTTAGTGACAATGGTGACTATAAGCAGGCGATTGATCTTATTCAAGGCGTTATTGCAGACCATCGTGATGCGAGTTTGGTTTCATTAGCAAAACTGCGCCTCTCCGCGCTGTATTTGATAACAGAACAATTTGATTTGGCAATGAGTATTCTCGATGGTGATGCTGATTCATCCATGTCTGGTTTGTTTGCGGACATGCGGGGGGATATCTACGCAGCTCAGAAATTAAACGATAAAGCCCGCGCAGCTTATGAGGAGGCACTTGATCGACTCCCAGAGGGCAATCCATGGGTCGATATCGTTCAAATCAAGATTGATAGTTTAAGTTCGCAGTGA
- the hflC gene encoding protease modulator HflC: protein MRISLTASILSIGVLLFSASLSLFTVDERQEAMIFRLGEIISIKTEPGLYWKLPLIENVRFFDIRTLTVDTEEPERFLTSEKKNVLVDSFIKWRISDVKQYYISVGGDEIRAEDRLNKTVNDSLRGEFGKRTVYQVISGERDEIIELMRKKVDADARKIGVEVLDVRLKRVDLTTEISEAVFSRMEAERKRVANELRSTGFADSEKIRANADREREIIIAEAYRDAQRIKGEGDALAARIYAKAFKKDPDFYSFYKSMNAYRETFNNKSDVLIVEPESPFFKHMR, encoded by the coding sequence ATGAGAATTTCATTGACCGCATCAATACTTAGTATTGGCGTTTTATTATTTTCGGCGAGTCTGTCACTTTTTACAGTTGATGAACGGCAAGAAGCAATGATCTTTAGGTTGGGAGAGATTATCAGCATCAAGACAGAGCCAGGGCTTTATTGGAAGTTGCCGCTCATAGAGAATGTCAGATTCTTTGATATTAGAACGCTCACCGTTGATACCGAAGAGCCGGAGCGCTTCTTGACGTCTGAAAAGAAGAATGTATTGGTGGATTCGTTTATTAAGTGGAGAATTTCTGATGTCAAGCAGTATTACATTAGTGTGGGGGGTGATGAAATTCGTGCGGAAGACAGATTGAATAAGACGGTTAATGACAGCTTGAGGGGAGAGTTTGGTAAACGGACTGTATACCAAGTAATCTCTGGTGAGCGAGATGAAATTATTGAGCTTATGAGAAAGAAGGTAGATGCTGATGCGCGGAAGATCGGTGTTGAAGTGCTTGATGTTCGTTTGAAACGTGTCGATTTGACTACGGAGATTAGTGAGGCCGTTTTTTCCCGCATGGAAGCAGAACGAAAAAGAGTTGCGAATGAGTTAAGGTCAACTGGTTTTGCAGATTCTGAAAAGATACGAGCTAATGCTGATCGCGAGAGGGAGATTATCATAGCAGAGGCATATCGCGACGCTCAACGAATCAAAGGTGAGGGAGATGCTTTGGCGGCCCGTATTTACGCTAAGGCATTTAAAAAAGATCCAGATTTTTACTCTTTCTATAAGAGTATGAATGCCTATAGAGAGACTTTTAATAATAAGAGCGACGTGTTAATCGTTGAGCCGGAGTCACCATTCTTTAAGCACATGAGATAA
- a CDS encoding ATP phosphoribosyltransferase regulatory subunit — protein sequence MHPKWLLPEFVDDVLPKEAQRVELIRRTILDSFASYGYELVSPPLIEYLESLLTGSGKDLELQTFKLVDQMSGKMLGIRADVTPQIARLDSHLLGEEGVTRLCYADRVLRTRPIEGDMSREVVQIGAELFGCSGIFADIEINRLLIQSIRSVVKRSLTLDLGSVSIAQSVSNWLALNSEASTNFYEGLQSKDTAALEEFSKDFDDEARKVIMALPTLYGDFSVLDEARTVLVNVPGASRGIDQLESVYQAIKDDVDHVAFDLAELRGFQYHSGLVVAVYVEGDPTPIARGGRYDHVGEAFGRSRPATGFTIDLRRLSVYASEFLRVGSQRKVWAPCVQNEPELKTQITELRRDGDIVVEDLLGQSMDLSAKGYTHTLVKDGRGWSLVAIDNKN from the coding sequence ATGCATCCAAAGTGGTTGCTTCCAGAGTTTGTGGATGATGTGCTTCCCAAGGAGGCACAAAGAGTCGAGTTGATAAGGCGGACGATCTTAGATTCATTCGCCAGCTACGGCTATGAGCTTGTTTCGCCTCCGTTAATTGAATATTTGGAATCCCTTTTAACCGGATCGGGCAAGGACTTAGAGCTACAGACATTCAAGTTGGTTGATCAAATGTCTGGGAAAATGTTAGGTATAAGAGCGGACGTCACACCCCAAATCGCTCGTCTTGATTCCCATTTGTTAGGTGAGGAGGGTGTCACACGACTTTGTTACGCTGATCGGGTGCTCAGAACGCGTCCCATAGAAGGTGACATGAGTCGAGAGGTGGTTCAAATAGGTGCTGAGTTATTTGGGTGTTCTGGGATTTTTGCTGATATTGAAATTAACCGACTCCTAATCCAAAGTATTCGGTCAGTCGTTAAGCGCTCGTTAACGCTCGATTTGGGCAGCGTCTCCATAGCTCAGTCTGTTTCTAATTGGCTAGCCTTAAATTCTGAAGCATCGACTAATTTCTATGAAGGATTGCAGTCGAAAGATACAGCTGCGTTGGAGGAGTTTTCTAAAGATTTTGATGATGAGGCACGAAAAGTCATTATGGCTTTGCCAACGCTCTATGGGGATTTTTCAGTTCTTGACGAGGCTCGTACTGTACTTGTGAACGTACCTGGTGCGAGTCGAGGTATTGATCAGTTAGAGAGCGTTTATCAGGCTATTAAAGATGATGTTGATCACGTTGCCTTTGATCTTGCCGAGCTACGTGGATTCCAATATCACAGCGGATTGGTTGTGGCTGTGTATGTTGAGGGTGACCCGACCCCAATTGCCCGAGGTGGGCGGTATGATCACGTGGGTGAAGCCTTCGGTAGGTCGCGACCAGCTACCGGATTTACTATTGATTTACGTAGACTTTCCGTGTATGCGAGCGAATTTCTGCGAGTAGGTTCGCAGAGAAAAGTATGGGCGCCTTGCGTGCAAAATGAGCCTGAACTCAAAACACAGATTACAGAATTACGCAGAGATGGAGATATTGTTGTAGAGGACCTTTTGGGCCAATCTATGGACTTAAGCGCTAAAGGATACACTCACACTTTAGTGAAAGATGGACGTGGTTGGTCACTCGTAGCAATTGACAACAAAAACTAA
- the hfq gene encoding RNA chaperone Hfq, which produces MSLKGQMLQEPFLNALRKERVQVAIYLVNGIKLQGYVDSFDQYVILLKSNVTQMVYKHAVSTIVPSKAVALEPDESV; this is translated from the coding sequence ATGTCGTTGAAAGGGCAGATGTTACAAGAGCCATTCTTAAACGCTCTACGAAAAGAGCGAGTACAAGTTGCAATTTATCTCGTTAATGGAATCAAGCTTCAGGGTTACGTGGATTCGTTTGACCAGTACGTTATACTTCTTAAAAGTAATGTTACTCAGATGGTGTATAAGCACGCTGTGTCGACGATTGTTCCATCTAAGGCGGTAGCATTGGAGCCTGATGAATCGGTTTAA
- the der gene encoding ribosome biogenesis GTPase Der, which produces MTMSRTVAIVGRPNVGKSTLFNRLTRTRNAIVGSQPGLTRDRHYGIVKTQRSKFIVVDTGGLEFDKDLTRGIFGEMAKQAAQAVDESDLTLFIVDLRAGLINEDLLIADQLRRSGRPLWVIANKGEGARSSLALAEFYELGLGEPRIISAAHGDGVSDLISEIETEFQSDLEEDVTAQNELEDRHPVMAIIGRPNVGKSTLVNSILGEERVIAFDKPGTTRDAIEIEFQREGRDYTIIDTAGVRKRGKVNEVIEKFSVIKALQAMEESNVVVLVIDGTEGISDQDVNLAAFAVEAGRAMVVVINKWDICDEEAREVVDRTYRRKLRFLDFAKVHHISATAGSGITGLLRSVDTAFKSSRMNLPTPQLTRVLKTATERQSPPRKGYNRPKLRYAHQGGINPPLVVIHGNSIEGVPESYRRYLESSFTTAFKLQGAQVRVIFKQGTNPFSKRSKP; this is translated from the coding sequence ATGACTATGTCAAGAACAGTAGCAATTGTCGGTAGACCAAATGTTGGGAAGTCGACACTATTCAATCGGTTAACTCGAACCAGAAACGCCATAGTGGGCAGTCAACCCGGATTAACGCGAGATCGACACTACGGTATTGTAAAAACACAACGGTCAAAGTTTATTGTTGTTGATACTGGTGGGCTTGAGTTTGATAAGGATCTCACGCGAGGTATATTCGGTGAAATGGCCAAACAGGCGGCGCAAGCCGTCGATGAAAGTGATTTAACTCTTTTTATTGTTGATTTACGAGCAGGCCTTATCAACGAAGATCTACTCATCGCTGATCAACTACGTAGGTCTGGAAGACCTCTGTGGGTGATTGCGAATAAGGGAGAGGGGGCGCGTTCGAGTTTAGCTTTGGCTGAATTTTACGAGCTTGGATTGGGTGAACCTCGGATAATCTCTGCTGCGCACGGCGATGGAGTATCAGACCTTATCTCAGAGATTGAGACTGAGTTTCAATCGGACTTGGAAGAAGACGTCACGGCTCAAAATGAGCTTGAAGACAGGCATCCAGTTATGGCGATTATAGGGAGACCCAATGTTGGGAAATCGACGTTGGTTAATTCTATCCTCGGCGAGGAACGAGTCATTGCGTTTGATAAGCCAGGGACAACGCGAGATGCTATAGAAATTGAGTTTCAGAGAGAGGGGAGAGACTACACCATCATTGATACGGCAGGAGTGCGTAAAAGAGGGAAGGTTAATGAGGTGATTGAGAAGTTCTCCGTCATTAAAGCCCTCCAGGCGATGGAGGAGTCAAATGTCGTTGTTTTGGTTATTGATGGAACAGAGGGTATATCAGATCAAGATGTTAATCTGGCTGCGTTTGCGGTGGAGGCTGGTAGAGCGATGGTTGTTGTCATTAACAAGTGGGACATTTGTGACGAAGAAGCTAGGGAAGTCGTTGATAGAACATACCGGCGTAAATTGCGGTTTTTAGATTTTGCTAAAGTGCACCATATTTCTGCAACCGCAGGCTCCGGTATTACTGGTTTGTTACGGTCAGTAGACACTGCATTTAAGTCTTCGAGAATGAATCTGCCGACGCCGCAATTAACGCGAGTGCTTAAGACAGCGACTGAGCGCCAATCGCCTCCACGTAAGGGATACAATCGACCGAAGCTGCGTTATGCGCATCAAGGAGGGATTAATCCTCCCTTGGTTGTTATCCATGGTAATTCAATTGAGGGTGTACCGGAGAGTTACCGGAGGTATTTGGAGAGTTCATTTACCACAGCTTTCAAACTTCAAGGGGCGCAGGTTAGGGTAATCTTCAAACAAGGGACTAATCCGTTTTCGAAGAGAAGTAAACCGTAA
- the hisS gene encoding histidine--tRNA ligase, giving the protein MDKIQAIRGMNDILPEESYQWEWIESRIRKWLAMFGYQNIRTPILERTDLFVRSIGTATDIVEKEMYTFMDTLNGDSLTLRPEGTASAVRAAIQHNMTYGDARRLYYYGPMFRHERPQKGRFRQFHQVGVEALGFEGPDIDAEHVLMASELWRSLGIAIGEVRLEINSLGSKEDRGKYRESLVTFLKVNETLLDEDSRRRININPLRVLDSKNPEMQKLVSSAPKLLEYLSTESIDKMERFKLFLENAGIEYLVNPNLVRGLDYYNDVVYEWKTDFLGAQGTICAGGRYDILAEQIGGKPIPACGFALGVERVLATLESCSVLIPKITPDVYVVSADEKAQLYAWDVCRELRDNGLKVILHCGGGALKSQMKKADMSGANFAIIIGNSEMARKRISLKSLRGAKMAMADQQQDLSVTDAISRIRGSDV; this is encoded by the coding sequence ATGGATAAGATTCAAGCGATTCGTGGAATGAATGATATTCTTCCCGAAGAAAGTTACCAGTGGGAATGGATTGAGTCTCGTATTAGAAAGTGGTTGGCAATGTTTGGGTATCAAAATATTCGAACACCGATCCTTGAAAGAACAGATCTTTTCGTACGGTCGATCGGAACGGCAACGGATATTGTTGAAAAGGAAATGTATACCTTCATGGATACATTAAACGGTGATTCTTTGACGCTGCGCCCAGAAGGTACTGCTTCGGCAGTGCGTGCAGCCATACAACACAATATGACGTACGGTGATGCCCGCAGATTGTACTACTACGGCCCTATGTTTCGGCACGAGCGGCCACAGAAAGGTCGTTTCCGGCAGTTTCATCAAGTCGGGGTAGAGGCCCTTGGTTTTGAAGGTCCGGATATTGATGCGGAACACGTCTTGATGGCTTCAGAACTTTGGAGAAGCTTAGGGATAGCTATTGGGGAAGTTAGATTAGAGATTAATTCTTTAGGTAGCAAAGAAGACCGTGGCAAATATCGTGAGTCGCTAGTGACTTTTTTAAAGGTAAACGAGACGCTTTTGGATGAGGACTCTCGGAGACGGATCAATATAAATCCATTGAGGGTCCTTGATAGTAAAAATCCAGAAATGCAAAAGCTTGTGTCGTCTGCTCCGAAATTGCTGGAATACTTGTCAACTGAGTCGATCGATAAGATGGAGCGGTTCAAGTTGTTTCTGGAAAATGCTGGAATTGAATATTTAGTTAATCCAAATCTTGTGAGAGGTTTAGATTACTACAACGACGTTGTATATGAATGGAAGACGGATTTTCTAGGTGCTCAGGGAACCATTTGCGCGGGTGGTCGATACGATATCTTGGCCGAGCAAATAGGTGGTAAACCCATACCAGCTTGCGGCTTTGCTTTGGGTGTCGAGCGTGTACTAGCTACTCTTGAGAGTTGTAGTGTTTTGATTCCAAAAATAACCCCAGACGTCTATGTGGTGTCTGCTGATGAAAAAGCTCAGCTTTATGCTTGGGATGTTTGTCGGGAATTGCGTGATAATGGTCTTAAAGTAATACTGCATTGCGGTGGTGGTGCGTTAAAATCTCAAATGAAGAAAGCTGATATGAGTGGCGCCAATTTTGCTATCATCATTGGTAATAGTGAGATGGCTAGGAAAAGAATTTCCTTGAAATCTCTTCGTGGTGCGAAGATGGCTATGGCGGACCAACAACAAGACTTGAGTGTGACTGACGCGATTAGCAGAATTCGTGGAAGTGATGTTTAG
- the hflX gene encoding GTPase HflX: MDKAIIVCIDFRDPSFEESVEEIKRLVTSAGAKVLHILSGKRDRPDAAMYAGKGKIEELARIVTENEADLVVFNHAISPVQQRNIERVVKCRTLDRTSLILDIFAQRAKTHEGKVQVELAQLSHLATRLVRGWTHLERQKGGIGLRGPGESQLETDRRLLGFRVKSLKSKLEVIQRQRKTRRSSRNRRGVIKISLVGYTNAGKSSLFNRLTKANVFSANQLFATLDTTTRKFAYVNQTEFVLSDTVGFVRDLPHSLVEAFKATLEETADSDLLFHVVDASSQSREFEMEQVQAVLKEIGADSVPQITIFNKIDLTEITPGIDRSPCGNISQVRLSAITGEGVEGLRDICSELLVCLQPNNIVEKTPSVVD, from the coding sequence GTGGATAAAGCGATAATCGTTTGTATTGATTTTCGAGACCCGTCATTTGAAGAATCTGTCGAAGAGATAAAGCGTTTAGTTACGAGTGCTGGAGCCAAGGTCTTGCATATTCTCTCGGGCAAAAGGGATCGTCCAGACGCTGCGATGTATGCCGGCAAAGGTAAAATCGAGGAGCTGGCGCGGATTGTTACGGAGAATGAGGCTGATTTGGTGGTGTTTAATCATGCGATCTCACCGGTTCAACAAAGAAATATTGAACGCGTCGTTAAATGTAGAACTTTGGACCGAACTAGCTTGATACTCGACATTTTTGCCCAACGAGCTAAAACGCATGAAGGAAAAGTTCAAGTTGAGTTGGCACAGTTGTCCCATCTGGCAACTCGGTTAGTTCGAGGCTGGACGCACTTAGAGCGCCAAAAAGGAGGGATTGGACTGCGAGGTCCGGGTGAGTCGCAGCTAGAAACAGATCGTCGATTATTGGGTTTTCGTGTTAAATCCTTAAAAAGCAAGTTGGAAGTCATCCAAAGGCAAAGAAAAACGAGACGTAGCAGTAGGAACCGAAGGGGCGTGATTAAAATTTCATTGGTTGGTTATACAAATGCGGGCAAGTCTAGCTTGTTCAATCGGCTTACTAAGGCAAACGTATTCTCTGCTAATCAATTATTCGCGACTTTAGACACAACAACTCGCAAATTTGCGTATGTGAATCAAACTGAGTTCGTGTTGTCAGATACTGTAGGTTTTGTTAGAGATTTGCCGCATTCCTTGGTGGAGGCGTTCAAGGCGACTTTAGAGGAAACTGCGGATTCGGATTTGTTGTTTCACGTGGTTGATGCCTCTAGTCAGTCAAGAGAATTTGAAATGGAACAAGTTCAAGCCGTTTTGAAAGAAATTGGGGCAGATAGCGTGCCGCAAATTACGATTTTTAATAAAATAGATCTCACTGAGATCACGCCGGGAATTGATAGGTCCCCATGTGGTAACATAAGTCAGGTGAGGTTGAGCGCAATAACTGGTGAGGGCGTCGAAGGTCTTAGAGATATTTGTTCCGAACTCTTGGTCTGTTTGCAGCCAAATAACATCGTTGAAAAAACACCTTCTGTCGTTGATTAA